From Selenomonas sp. AB3002, one genomic window encodes:
- a CDS encoding Hsp20/alpha crystallin family protein gives MFGLVPFATGNELMKEEGRLFNRLLDAFDSPFTSAMSTSGFKVDVKDNGTAYELTADLPGFKKEDISLGYENNYLTLSAKREENNDQQDSEGNYIRRERSYGQMSRSFYITGIDKARATADFKDGVLKVQLPKLQEQVPTSHQIPIS, from the coding sequence ATGTTTGGTCTGGTTCCATTTGCAACAGGTAATGAGCTGATGAAGGAAGAAGGACGTTTGTTCAATCGCCTGCTGGATGCCTTTGATTCCCCCTTTACCAGTGCAATGAGCACTTCTGGCTTCAAAGTCGATGTCAAAGACAACGGCACGGCCTACGAACTTACCGCCGACCTTCCTGGCTTCAAAAAGGAGGATATTTCTCTCGGCTACGAAAACAACTATCTCACCCTCTCTGCCAAGAGGGAGGAAAACAATGATCAGCAGGACAGTGAAGGCAACTACATCCGCCGTGAGCGCAGCTACGGCCAGATGTCCCGTTCCTTCTACATCACCGGCATTGACAAAGCCAGGGCAACTGCTGATTTCAAGGACGGCGTGCTGAAAGTACAGCTCCCCAAACTCCAGGAACAGGTTCCCACCTCCCATCAGATTCCCATCAGTTGA
- a CDS encoding DUF4870 domain-containing protein, producing the protein MAVEGKEKVLALAAHISYMFFGIGYIGIPLVIYLLNDGKNDFVAGHAKQALKVQAILGVLGAVTMVLTFLVVGVFFWPIIVILGLLWFCCSIYACFKVINGEEYHYPLL; encoded by the coding sequence ATGGCAGTAGAAGGAAAAGAAAAGGTATTGGCACTGGCTGCCCACATAAGCTACATGTTTTTCGGGATTGGATATATAGGCATTCCATTGGTTATCTATTTGCTCAATGATGGCAAGAATGACTTCGTTGCAGGTCATGCCAAGCAGGCACTTAAGGTTCAGGCTATTCTGGGAGTCCTTGGGGCAGTAACCATGGTGCTGACATTCCTGGTGGTTGGTGTTTTCTTTTGGCCAATAATTGTGATTCTGGGATTGCTCTGGTTCTGCTGTTCCATCTATGCCTGTTTCAAGGTTATCAATGGGGAGGAGTATCATTACCCGTTGCTGTAA
- a CDS encoding 5'-methylthioadenosine/S-adenosylhomocysteine nucleosidase has protein sequence MNSEVEDMQKVFKKYVLSLLMVLALLVVPLMAEAAAPIMVEGAMECETDLLINALENPKDQRIGGWRFVSGEYQGIPVVVSVTSIGMTNAAAATVLGIECFHPAAVINQGTAGGHDPSLHTFDIVLGGKTIDSSAWLSKRERRGADGRHIEMMPTFYYDADSGEEKKVLELEADSELLEIAAAEGANYQAGQVVIGKISSSNNWNRQLDRIRFFNKEHGSSCEEMETHSAALVCQNYKVPFLGIRILSNTEWHGEDFNQAAGTACQQYVLAVIKSYAERKVLKSGVAEKGKRA, from the coding sequence ATGAATAGCGAGGTGGAGGACATGCAAAAAGTGTTTAAGAAATATGTTCTGTCATTGTTGATGGTTCTGGCGCTTTTGGTTGTGCCGCTTATGGCGGAAGCTGCTGCTCCCATAATGGTGGAAGGCGCTATGGAATGTGAAACTGACTTGCTTATCAATGCACTGGAGAATCCCAAGGACCAGCGCATTGGCGGCTGGCGCTTTGTCAGCGGTGAGTATCAGGGGATACCTGTTGTTGTATCGGTTACGTCAATTGGTATGACTAACGCTGCAGCCGCCACTGTGTTGGGAATTGAGTGCTTCCATCCGGCAGCGGTCATCAATCAGGGAACTGCAGGGGGACATGATCCGTCGCTGCACACCTTTGACATTGTTTTAGGTGGAAAGACCATTGATTCCAGTGCCTGGTTAAGCAAGAGGGAACGGCGGGGGGCAGATGGACGTCATATAGAGATGATGCCCACGTTTTATTATGATGCAGACAGCGGCGAAGAGAAAAAAGTATTAGAACTGGAGGCTGATTCAGAGTTGCTGGAGATTGCTGCAGCAGAAGGTGCAAATTATCAGGCTGGGCAGGTGGTTATCGGGAAGATTTCCAGCAGCAATAACTGGAATCGACAGTTGGATAGAATCCGATTCTTCAACAAGGAGCATGGTTCCTCTTGCGAAGAAATGGAAACGCACTCAGCAGCCTTAGTGTGCCAGAATTACAAAGTGCCGTTTTTGGGCATCCGCATTCTCTCAAATACGGAGTGGCATGGTGAGGACTTCAATCAGGCTGCTGGCACAGCATGCCAGCAGTATGTCCTGGCTGTGATTAAGTCTTACGCCGAACGTAAAGTATTGAAGAGTGGCGTAGCTGAGAAAGGGAAACGAGCTTAA
- a CDS encoding rubredoxin-like domain-containing protein — MSIYGLTKGTELEQMIKAIMTAEANGTMMYYALARLAKEQGYDDIVDDLIEAANQEAVHAGFYSVLNGKYPQDFWGLLRTVQKAEVNGEAQVMAMAEKVRAAGFAEAADEMEVFAKQEGHHGVVLAKILEKHQPEQKAPAGQVYICPVCGFEHVGDINNEPEDYVCPLCGQPKSAFKPAN, encoded by the coding sequence ATGAGCATATATGGACTTACTAAGGGAACCGAACTTGAGCAGATGATCAAGGCCATCATGACGGCTGAGGCAAATGGCACCATGATGTACTATGCCCTGGCCCGGCTGGCCAAGGAACAGGGTTACGATGATATAGTTGACGATCTCATTGAGGCTGCCAACCAGGAAGCAGTCCACGCAGGTTTCTATTCTGTGCTGAACGGCAAGTATCCCCAGGACTTCTGGGGCCTTCTGCGCACTGTGCAGAAGGCTGAAGTCAATGGCGAAGCGCAGGTCATGGCCATGGCTGAAAAAGTCAGGGCCGCAGGTTTTGCCGAGGCTGCTGATGAAATGGAAGTCTTCGCCAAGCAGGAAGGCCATCACGGCGTTGTCCTGGCCAAAATCCTGGAGAAACACCAGCCAGAGCAAAAAGCACCTGCTGGCCAGGTTTACATCTGCCCTGTCTGTGGTTTTGAGCACGTGGGCGACATCAACAATGAGCCAGAAGATTACGTCTGCCCCCTTTGCGGCCAGCCTAAGTCAGCCTTCAAACCTGCCAATTGA
- a CDS encoding MarR family transcriptional regulator — translation MKKKAFDPLLLENQLCFPIYASARKIVAAYNPYLKKIGLTYAQYITMMVLWEEKAITMHDLGKKLYLDSGTLTPVLKKLEAAGYLKRYRKPEDERLLVVAITEDGLALREEAEKIPGELAGCLAQKGELFTMEEVQKLKDQLYAIIRALE, via the coding sequence ATGAAAAAGAAAGCATTTGACCCGTTGTTGCTGGAGAATCAGCTATGCTTCCCCATATATGCCAGTGCCAGGAAAATAGTAGCGGCCTACAATCCTTACCTGAAGAAGATTGGGCTGACTTATGCCCAGTACATCACCATGATGGTGCTGTGGGAGGAAAAGGCCATCACCATGCATGACCTGGGGAAAAAGCTCTATCTGGATTCCGGCACATTGACCCCGGTGCTGAAGAAGCTGGAGGCTGCTGGTTATCTGAAACGTTATCGCAAGCCTGAGGATGAGCGCCTGCTGGTAGTGGCTATCACAGAGGATGGTCTTGCCCTGCGTGAAGAAGCTGAGAAGATTCCAGGAGAGCTGGCTGGCTGCCTTGCTCAAAAGGGTGAACTGTTTACCATGGAAGAAGTACAGAAGCTCAAAGATCAGCTTTATGCAATTATCCGTGCCTTGGAATAG
- the sfsA gene encoding DNA/RNA nuclease SfsA, which produces MKYNKVIEAGFLARPNRFEAQVEVAGQVETVHVKNTGRCKELLLPHVPVILAEADNPARKTRYDLIAVEKTGLGLINIDSQAPNKVMGEWLAGRGYDVVKPEYKYGSSRIDFYMERGDQKYLLEVKGCTLEQDGIGYFPDAPTERGIKHIHELIEAKRNGYWCGLAFVIQMPKVREVRPNIVTHPAFGDAWQEALEAGVRIWFLGCDVKKDALSIDDSRVCAEE; this is translated from the coding sequence ATGAAGTATAACAAGGTCATTGAGGCGGGATTTCTGGCCCGGCCTAACCGCTTTGAAGCCCAGGTGGAGGTGGCGGGGCAGGTAGAAACCGTCCATGTTAAGAACACTGGGAGGTGCAAGGAGCTTTTACTCCCGCATGTACCTGTGATACTGGCAGAAGCAGACAACCCTGCCCGGAAAACCAGGTATGATCTCATAGCAGTGGAGAAAACTGGTCTGGGACTTATAAACATAGACAGCCAGGCACCCAATAAGGTGATGGGAGAGTGGCTGGCTGGAAGAGGCTATGACGTGGTGAAGCCGGAGTACAAGTATGGCAGTTCCCGCATAGATTTCTACATGGAGCGGGGAGATCAGAAGTACCTGCTGGAGGTCAAGGGCTGCACTCTGGAGCAAGATGGCATAGGGTATTTCCCTGATGCACCTACGGAACGGGGCATCAAGCATATCCACGAGTTGATTGAGGCAAAAAGAAATGGCTATTGGTGCGGGCTGGCCTTTGTGATTCAGATGCCGAAGGTTCGAGAGGTGCGTCCCAACATAGTTACGCATCCTGCTTTTGGAGATGCCTGGCAGGAAGCACTGGAGGCTGGAGTCAGGATTTGGTTCCTGGGATGCGATGTGAAAAAAGATGCCCTGAGCATAGATGATAGCCGGGTATGTGCGGAAGAATGA
- a CDS encoding RNA 2'-phosphotransferase produces the protein MQDKQLSKFLSLILRHKPETVGITLDEHGWANVEELLRGIRQSGRCIDYSTLERIVAENDKQRFALTPDGKKIRANQGHSVNVDVELKPMEPPEVLYHGTVEKNKASIEVQGLIKGTRLYVHLSADVDTAMKVAGRRKGEKLIYEVAAGDMSRDGFKFYLSVNGVWLTDKVPCKYLTLL, from the coding sequence ATGCAGGATAAACAGTTGAGCAAATTCCTGTCCTTGATACTTCGCCATAAGCCTGAGACGGTGGGGATAACTCTGGATGAGCACGGCTGGGCTAATGTGGAGGAGCTGCTGAGGGGAATCCGCCAATCCGGCAGGTGCATTGACTATTCAACGCTGGAGAGAATCGTGGCGGAGAATGACAAGCAACGTTTTGCACTCACCCCCGATGGCAAGAAGATTCGGGCCAATCAGGGGCATTCGGTGAACGTGGATGTGGAACTGAAGCCCATGGAACCGCCAGAAGTGCTCTATCATGGGACGGTGGAGAAGAATAAGGCATCAATTGAAGTCCAGGGGCTTATAAAGGGTACCAGGCTATATGTGCATCTATCTGCTGATGTGGATACAGCCATGAAAGTGGCCGGGAGGCGAAAGGGCGAGAAGCTTATCTATGAAGTGGCAGCAGGAGATATGTCCAGGGATGGCTTCAAGTTCTATCTGTCTGTCAATGGCGTCTGGCTGACAGATAAGGTGCCGTGCAAATATCTCACGCTGCTATAA
- a CDS encoding DEAD/DEAH box helicase family protein — protein MALKEIESLRQENERLVAEVERLRSLLKSHGIPYEPKPEPPRHVDSAAEAKRRVNLFMKLFCARRDFYAERWESKGGRAGYSPVCSNRWTPMCPKKTRGIKCHECDKQAWVPFTESVAYKHLVGQDERGRPYVIGTYALLEDSTCKFLVFDFDDHDGSHVAWQEEARLLREICQSYGIDTALERSRSGKGAHVWIFFDEPLEAKLARRFGAALLAKGAEKVHQRDFNTFDRMMPNQDEMPAGGMGNLIALPLQGLPRKQNNSVFVDENWEVIPDQWGYLEQKKLLSREFVGNKLTEWGPQDLPALLEENETELDLKPWEPKSKVILERSDVRGPLRLTLADCIYIPQQSVKPRTMNLIRKMATFSNPQFYKMRAMRYSTKQIPRRIQCFRDTEDFVALPRGCLKKLKEQLETAGIAYEIEDCRTTGRAIDVNFQGMLQPEQEKAIEAMLAHDIGILGAATGFGKTVLGTYLIASRKVNTLVLVHNREIMRGWQEDIAKFLQINEEVPIEEGKRRRKPKSIVGTLYAGHDSLHGIVDVAMISSLGRDDAVDERVADYGMVIMDECHHAGAYTFENVLWKVKAKYVYGLTATPVREDGHEKIVFMQFGDVRYRLSEKDRAAMQDFRHEICPRFTSFAPVTREKPSINELYKLLIQDKLRNQMLVDDIAAAVDDGRTPLVLTKFKEHAKLIHEALQKKGFNSVLALGGGSTSERKARRDVLQAATDDERLVIVATGKYIGEGFNFPRLDTLFLAVPVSWKGNIAQYAGRLHRDFEGKENVIIYDYVDVHVKMLERMYQKRLSAYAAMGYTVYAPTGNDGANVIHTVRDYQETYWQDFQMATSRICICSPRLSHRRVWELIKKLKQDKRSQIDCIILTLTTGKYSPQQQAAVENMKKAMREAGADVREFESLNCHFAVMDDDLVWYGSMNFLSREHEDDILMRINSESIVKELLAISNQEKSSGTVRK, from the coding sequence GTGGCTCTGAAGGAAATAGAATCATTGCGGCAGGAGAATGAGCGGTTGGTGGCCGAGGTTGAACGGCTGAGAAGCCTATTGAAAAGTCATGGTATCCCATATGAGCCCAAGCCTGAGCCTCCCAGACATGTTGATTCGGCGGCAGAGGCGAAACGCCGTGTAAATCTTTTTATGAAGCTTTTTTGCGCCAGAAGAGATTTTTATGCAGAGCGTTGGGAGAGCAAAGGCGGCAGAGCTGGCTATAGTCCCGTTTGCAGCAATCGCTGGACACCCATGTGCCCAAAGAAGACACGGGGAATCAAATGCCATGAATGCGATAAACAAGCCTGGGTTCCTTTTACTGAGAGTGTGGCATACAAGCATCTTGTAGGGCAGGATGAGCGTGGAAGGCCCTATGTAATTGGAACGTATGCTCTTTTAGAGGATTCCACCTGCAAATTTCTGGTGTTCGATTTTGATGACCATGATGGGTCTCATGTGGCATGGCAGGAGGAGGCACGTCTCTTAAGAGAGATATGCCAGAGCTATGGTATTGACACAGCCCTGGAACGGTCACGTTCTGGCAAGGGTGCTCATGTCTGGATTTTCTTTGACGAGCCGCTGGAGGCAAAGTTGGCACGGAGATTCGGTGCAGCACTTCTGGCTAAGGGAGCAGAAAAAGTACATCAGAGGGATTTCAACACTTTTGACCGCATGATGCCTAATCAGGACGAGATGCCCGCCGGTGGTATGGGGAATCTCATTGCATTGCCCTTGCAAGGTCTCCCTCGCAAACAGAATAATTCTGTATTTGTCGATGAGAACTGGGAGGTTATACCAGACCAATGGGGATATCTGGAGCAAAAGAAATTGCTGTCCAGAGAATTTGTGGGAAACAAGCTCACAGAATGGGGACCGCAGGATTTGCCAGCCCTCCTGGAGGAAAATGAGACTGAGCTGGATTTAAAGCCTTGGGAGCCTAAGTCTAAAGTGATATTGGAGCGGTCTGACGTAAGGGGCCCCCTGAGGCTTACACTGGCAGACTGCATCTATATTCCCCAGCAGTCTGTTAAGCCGCGTACTATGAACCTTATTCGCAAGATGGCCACCTTCAGTAACCCACAGTTTTATAAGATGCGGGCTATGCGCTATTCCACCAAGCAGATTCCTCGCCGAATACAATGCTTCCGTGATACAGAAGATTTTGTCGCCTTGCCTCGCGGGTGCCTGAAAAAGCTGAAGGAGCAGCTGGAGACGGCGGGCATCGCTTATGAAATAGAGGATTGCCGTACGACAGGCAGGGCTATAGATGTCAATTTTCAAGGGATGTTGCAACCAGAGCAGGAAAAGGCGATAGAAGCTATGTTGGCCCATGATATTGGTATCCTGGGGGCAGCAACAGGCTTCGGAAAGACGGTGCTGGGGACTTATCTTATTGCCAGTCGCAAGGTCAATACACTGGTATTGGTGCACAATCGCGAGATTATGCGGGGCTGGCAGGAGGATATAGCAAAGTTCCTGCAAATCAATGAGGAGGTGCCGATAGAGGAAGGGAAACGCAGAAGAAAGCCAAAGAGCATAGTTGGGACGCTTTATGCCGGGCATGATTCATTGCATGGTATCGTAGACGTGGCTATGATCTCGTCTCTGGGAAGAGATGACGCTGTGGATGAGCGTGTGGCAGATTATGGCATGGTTATCATGGATGAGTGCCATCACGCCGGAGCCTACACTTTTGAAAATGTGTTGTGGAAGGTGAAGGCTAAATATGTCTATGGACTGACAGCTACTCCTGTGAGGGAGGATGGCCATGAAAAGATTGTCTTTATGCAGTTTGGAGACGTGCGTTATCGCCTGTCCGAGAAAGACAGGGCTGCCATGCAGGACTTCAGGCATGAGATTTGCCCGCGATTCACGAGCTTTGCTCCAGTAACCAGAGAGAAACCATCGATAAACGAATTGTATAAGCTGCTAATTCAGGATAAACTGCGCAATCAGATGCTGGTGGATGATATCGCAGCTGCTGTTGACGATGGACGTACACCGCTGGTGCTTACAAAATTTAAGGAGCATGCGAAACTCATTCATGAAGCACTGCAGAAAAAGGGCTTTAATTCAGTACTGGCTCTTGGAGGAGGTTCAACAAGCGAGCGCAAGGCTCGGCGTGATGTTTTGCAGGCTGCCACTGACGATGAACGGCTAGTGATTGTCGCCACAGGGAAGTATATAGGCGAAGGTTTCAACTTCCCCAGGCTGGATACGCTCTTTTTGGCAGTGCCGGTGTCCTGGAAGGGCAATATTGCCCAATATGCCGGAAGGTTGCACAGGGACTTTGAGGGCAAGGAAAATGTAATCATATATGATTACGTGGACGTGCATGTGAAAATGCTGGAGCGTATGTATCAAAAGAGGTTGTCTGCGTATGCTGCCATGGGGTATACGGTTTATGCCCCTACTGGGAATGATGGAGCCAATGTGATACATACGGTAAGGGATTATCAGGAAACGTACTGGCAGGATTTCCAAATGGCAACGAGCAGGATATGTATATGCAGCCCAAGGCTGAGTCACCGGCGGGTATGGGAATTGATCAAGAAGCTTAAGCAGGACAAACGCTCTCAGATAGATTGCATCATTCTGACTTTAACAACAGGGAAATACTCTCCTCAGCAGCAGGCAGCTGTTGAGAACATGAAGAAGGCAATGCGGGAGGCGGGGGCAGATGTGCGTGAATTTGAAAGCCTAAACTGCCACTTTGCTGTTATGGATGATGATCTGGTGTGGTATGGCAGCATGAACTTCCTCTCACGTGAACACGAGGATGATATCCTGATGCGAATCAACAGCGAGTCTATAGTGAAGGAGTTATTGGCGATAAGCAATCAGGAGAAATCATCAGGAACAGTTAGAAAATGA
- a CDS encoding EamA family transporter, which yields MLLFSYIWPIALVIICNTVYQVCAKSVPVEINPLASLTVTYLVAAIMSGLLYLWLGESVDFLGEYRKLNWAPFVLGAVIVGLEAGWIYAYKAGWPVSTGFIVQSSVLAAALLLVGYWLYQEPLAWNKVVGVAICLIGLVVINYR from the coding sequence ATGTTGTTGTTTTCTTATATTTGGCCTATTGCGCTGGTGATTATCTGCAATACAGTTTATCAGGTGTGTGCCAAGTCGGTGCCGGTGGAAATCAATCCGCTGGCTTCGTTGACGGTAACATATCTGGTGGCAGCGATTATGTCCGGGCTGCTTTATTTGTGGCTGGGAGAGAGCGTAGATTTCCTGGGAGAGTATCGGAAACTGAACTGGGCGCCATTTGTGTTGGGGGCTGTTATAGTGGGTCTGGAAGCTGGCTGGATATATGCATATAAAGCTGGCTGGCCGGTGAGCACTGGCTTCATTGTGCAAAGTTCAGTACTGGCAGCGGCGCTTTTGCTGGTGGGATACTGGCTGTATCAGGAGCCTCTGGCGTGGAATAAGGTTGTGGGGGTAGCCATCTGCCTGATTGGGCTGGTGGTCATCAACTACAGGTAA